A genomic window from Kiloniellales bacterium includes:
- a CDS encoding EAL domain-containing protein, producing the protein MRSLQASGNARAEPQPASQEAVLRDYAERLRKFREGRQAVHLQIGRLRPENRRAHHLRIAQQAFEPLIQGYEGALFRLFNEDLVVTLNGAPKSRLDEVVDRLCGLFAEDPLLAAGAQASAFATHFDLEQDLELLISLADRMERARQDREAESAARAQAQGIAAERSTRGSPLDPEGLRQMVEAIVQADLSNFARRQLICVVIPGAPPQPVFRELYISTAALGQTLLPNREILGNRWLFQYLTQVLDQRVIAMLAKSNDILREGHIAINLNVETATSAAFLKLDDALNKDDRRKIIFEFQVIDVFADLARFAFARDFLRGKGYRVCLDGCSHLTLHHIDRQKLGVDFVKLGWSGALADHMAGAQGAAFVAAVTRMGAQRVILNRCDAPEALTVGQSLGIDLFQGYHLDNLLEGSELRHKPVTLLPEDAPLAAAPGGS; encoded by the coding sequence ATGCGCTCTCTCCAGGCAAGCGGCAATGCGCGGGCCGAACCGCAGCCGGCTTCGCAGGAGGCCGTCCTCAGGGACTATGCCGAAAGGCTCAGGAAGTTCCGCGAAGGGCGCCAGGCGGTCCATCTGCAGATTGGCCGACTGCGCCCGGAGAACCGGCGCGCGCACCATCTCAGGATTGCGCAGCAGGCCTTCGAGCCCCTGATCCAGGGCTACGAGGGCGCGCTCTTCAGGCTGTTCAACGAGGACCTCGTGGTCACCCTCAACGGCGCGCCGAAAAGCCGCCTCGACGAGGTGGTCGACCGCCTCTGCGGACTCTTCGCCGAGGATCCGCTGCTCGCCGCCGGCGCCCAGGCCTCCGCCTTCGCCACCCACTTCGACCTCGAGCAGGACCTTGAACTCCTCATCTCCCTTGCGGACCGGATGGAGCGCGCCCGCCAGGATCGAGAGGCCGAGAGCGCCGCCCGCGCGCAAGCGCAGGGCATCGCAGCGGAGCGGTCGACACGGGGAAGCCCGCTCGACCCGGAGGGCCTTCGCCAGATGGTCGAGGCCATCGTCCAGGCCGATCTTTCGAACTTCGCGCGCCGCCAGCTGATCTGCGTCGTGATCCCGGGGGCGCCGCCGCAGCCGGTGTTCCGCGAGCTCTACATCTCGACCGCCGCCCTGGGGCAGACCCTCTTGCCGAACCGCGAGATCCTGGGCAACCGCTGGCTGTTCCAGTACCTGACCCAGGTCCTCGACCAGCGGGTCATCGCCATGCTGGCCAAGAGCAACGACATCCTTCGCGAGGGCCACATCGCGATCAACCTCAACGTCGAAACCGCGACCTCGGCAGCCTTCCTCAAGCTGGACGACGCGCTGAACAAGGACGACAGGCGCAAGATCATCTTTGAGTTTCAGGTCATCGACGTCTTCGCCGACCTGGCACGCTTCGCCTTCGCCCGCGACTTCCTGCGCGGCAAGGGCTACAGGGTCTGCCTGGACGGTTGCTCCCACCTGACCCTGCACCACATCGATCGACAGAAGCTGGGGGTCGACTTCGTCAAGCTGGGCTGGAGCGGCGCCCTGGCCGACCACATGGCGGGCGCACAGGGCGCCGCCTTCGTGGCGGCCGTGACCCGCATGGGTGCGCAACGGGTCATCCTCAACCGCTGCGACGCCCCGGAAGCGCTGACGGTCGGCCAAAGCCTGGGAATCGACCTCTTCCAGGGCTATCACCTGGACAACCTGCTGGAGGGCTCGGAGCTGCGCCACAAGCCGGTCACGCTGCTCCCGGAGGACGCGCCGCTTGCGGCGGCGCCCGGCGGCTCCTGA
- the cobT gene encoding nicotinate-nucleotide--dimethylbenzimidazole phosphoribosyltransferase: MNDRPPAATFAEIRGLMAELPGPDLAAATATATREAQLTKPPGSLGRLEALSLWLAQWQGRHPPRMEHPRIAVFAGNHGVARRGVSAYPAEVTAQMVQNFIAGGAAVNQLAALAEADLRVYELALEQPTADFTEGPAMSEEDCARAIAYGMMAVETGFDVLALGEMGIANTTSGAAVCLGLFGGAAEDWIGRGTGVDDAGLERKRSAIDQGVATNRAAMTGAAGRSDPFQVLRCLGGLELAAIVGAVLAARMARTPVLLDGFTCCAAAAVLFAMDPRALDHCVVSHRSTEDGHGRLLKAIDKPPLLDLGLRLGEASGAALAIQVLKAAVACHAGMATFAEAGVSGPDA, encoded by the coding sequence ATGAACGACCGCCCGCCCGCCGCGACCTTCGCAGAGATCCGCGGCCTGATGGCCGAGCTCCCCGGGCCGGATCTCGCGGCGGCAACCGCGACCGCGACCCGCGAGGCCCAGCTGACCAAGCCACCGGGCTCGCTGGGCCGTCTCGAGGCGCTCAGTCTCTGGCTGGCACAATGGCAGGGCCGCCACCCGCCGCGCATGGAGCATCCCCGAATCGCGGTCTTCGCCGGCAACCACGGTGTCGCCCGCCGCGGCGTCTCCGCCTATCCGGCCGAGGTGACGGCGCAGATGGTCCAGAACTTCATCGCCGGCGGCGCGGCGGTGAACCAGCTGGCGGCCCTGGCCGAGGCCGACCTCAGGGTCTACGAGCTGGCTCTGGAGCAGCCGACCGCGGATTTCACCGAGGGTCCGGCGATGTCGGAGGAGGACTGCGCGCGGGCCATCGCCTACGGCATGATGGCGGTCGAGACCGGCTTCGACGTCTTGGCCCTGGGCGAGATGGGAATCGCCAACACGACCAGCGGCGCCGCGGTCTGCCTCGGACTCTTCGGCGGCGCGGCGGAAGACTGGATCGGCCGCGGCACCGGGGTCGACGATGCCGGCCTCGAGCGCAAGCGCTCGGCGATCGATCAGGGCGTCGCGACGAACCGCGCGGCGATGACCGGAGCCGCCGGCCGAAGCGACCCCTTCCAGGTCCTGCGCTGTCTGGGCGGGCTGGAGCTGGCGGCGATCGTCGGCGCGGTGCTGGCGGCCCGCATGGCCCGGACCCCGGTGCTGCTTGACGGCTTCACCTGCTGTGCCGCGGCGGCCGTGCTCTTCGCCATGGATCCGCGCGCCCTGGACCACTGCGTCGTCTCGCACCGCTCCACCGAGGACGGGCACGGGCGGCTCCTGAAGGCGATCGACAAGCCGCCGCTTCTCGACTTAGGTCTGCGCCTGGGGGAAGCCTCCGGCGCCGCGCTCGCGATCCAGGTCCTCAAGGCGGCCGTGGCCTGCCACGCCGGCATGGCGACCTTCGCCGAGGCGGGGGTCAGCGGCCCGGACGCCTGA
- the cobS gene encoding adenosylcobinamide-GDP ribazoletransferase — translation MTAPDSAPTRHRHMPGRSDLAALRKDFFTALGFLTRLPLPRGVTLATGDLRRAQRLFPLAGLVVGLIGALTFWLASRLGLGPWPAGALAVAATALATGALHEDGLSDTADGLGGGGEAARKLEIMRDSRLGSYGGLALILSVLLRVAALAALADPEPAGAALIAAHVASRGALPAVMAAVPAARPDGLAASVGAAGRPDLWFCLALTGVLVVLALGPRGGFFVLALVVLAAAAVARLARRQIGGVTGDVLGAVQQVAEATALLTVAALA, via the coding sequence ATGACCGCGCCCGATTCGGCCCCGACCCGCCACCGCCACATGCCAGGACGCTCCGACCTCGCCGCCCTCCGTAAGGATTTCTTTACGGCCTTGGGCTTCCTGACCCGCCTGCCCCTGCCGCGCGGCGTAACCCTGGCGACCGGAGACCTGCGCCGGGCCCAGCGCCTGTTTCCGCTGGCCGGGCTGGTCGTCGGCCTGATCGGCGCCCTGACCTTCTGGCTGGCCAGCCGCCTCGGTCTTGGCCCCTGGCCGGCCGGCGCCCTGGCGGTCGCCGCTACCGCCTTGGCGACCGGAGCGCTCCACGAGGACGGCCTCAGCGACACCGCCGACGGCTTAGGCGGCGGCGGGGAGGCCGCGCGCAAGCTGGAGATCATGCGCGACAGCCGCCTCGGGTCCTACGGCGGCCTGGCGCTGATCCTCTCGGTGCTGCTCCGGGTCGCCGCCCTGGCCGCGCTGGCCGATCCCGAGCCGGCCGGCGCCGCCCTGATCGCCGCCCACGTCGCCTCGCGCGGCGCCCTGCCCGCGGTCATGGCGGCCGTGCCGGCGGCGCGACCGGACGGGCTGGCAGCCTCGGTCGGCGCCGCCGGCCGCCCCGACCTCTGGTTCTGCCTCGCCCTGACCGGGGTCCTGGTGGTCCTGGCGCTCGGCCCGCGGGGCGGCTTCTTCGTGCTCGCCCTGGTCGTCCTGGCCGCGGCCGCGGTCGCCCGGCTGGCCCGACGCCAGATCGGGGGCGTCACCGGGGACGTGCTTGGGGCGGTCCAGCAGGTCGCAGAGGCCACGGCCCTGCTCACCGTGGCGGCCCTGGCATGA